ACATCCCGGGCTACGCGGAGGAAACGGTCGCCGAGGCCGCGTTCGCGATGCTGATTGCGCTCGCCAAAAAGCTGCCCGCGTTGGGGCGGGTCATGCAGTCGGACGGCTGGGCCTGGCCGACCGAACAGTGGTTGGCGTCCGACATTGCTGGAAAGACGCTTGGGATCATCGGCTGCGGCAAGATAGGCGCCGCGCTGGCCCGGATGGCGGGGGCGGGCTTCCGCGCCCGGATCGTTGGTTACGACCCCCACAAGAGCCCCGAGGAGATGAACTCGGCCGGCATCGAGCCCTACGACGATCTGCACGCAATGCTCACCGAGTGCGACTTCGTCTCGCTCCACGCGGTGCTGTGCGACACGACACGCGGCCTGATCGGCGCGGCCGAACTGGCCGCGATGAAACCGACCGCCGTGCTTGTGAACACGGCCCGCGGCGCGCTGGTGGACGAGGCGGCGCTGCTCGACGCGCTCCGCCACGGCCAGATCGGCGGCGCCGGGCTGGACGTCTTCAGTCAAGAGCCGGTCGACCGCCAGACCCATCCGCTCCGTGAACTCTACACGATGGACAACGTGATGCTGCTCCCGCATCTGGCGTTCTACACTGCCGAGGCAATGCGCCGCCTGGAGTTGGAGACGCTCGACCGCTGTCGAGAGATTATCGGCGGCCGGCCGGTAACGATCCTCTCAAACGACCCCCGCCTGCGGATGGGCGCCGCGACGCGCTGACCCCACGCGTTGTGTGGTTGTCACTCTGCGCATGTTCACGCGCTCATTGGGCAGCGCAGCGAACAAGTGGGAAGCCAGTGCAAACGCTGCGCGAAGAATCGGTGAATCCAGCGTGCCGTGGTCGCATTCGCACGGCCGGCGCCTAAACTCATCGTCCAATCGTCCTCACGCGGCCGAGTCATCCCCGCTCGCCGCCGCACCAGAATGGCTACCTTCGAGAGGCTGCCGTGCACTGCCTTGCCATGCGATCCCGCTGGATAGCGATGCTTCTACCGGCCCTGGCGCCAACCTGTTTGTTGGCGGCCGACGCCGACCGCGGGGTGGAATGGGCGCCGGTCTGTGGCGATTGGGAGGTGCGTATCGATGGCGGTGGCGAGATTTACCACGCCAACCTCAACCTTGAAATCACCAAGGGGCCGGCGGGCGCGCCGGTCGCGGGGACGATGAAGAGCGAGGGGCGGACCGGCCGCCTCCGCTCGGCCAAGCGGAGCAAGACCGCGTACACGCTCACGTTTGCGACCAGGCGGTCGGGCGTGCCGACCGAGGTCACCTTCGCGTTCAACCGGGTGGGCGGAAAGCTTGTCGGCGAGGTCGACTTCCAATCGGGCGGCGGCGGCCGGTCGTACGAGTTCGAAGCGACCCGACTGGACGCAGCGCCGGCGGCGCCCGCCGTCACGACTCCCCCCAAACAACCACAGCCAGTAGCGGTGCGGCGGGTAGCTTTTCGGCAAGGAGAACAGGGCTATAGCGGCGCTATCGACACCGAAATCTGGGGCATCGCGCCCAGCAAGTCGCTGGACCGTCAGGGCACGATGACCAGCGACTCGAACAACGGCGGCGGCGAGAGCCAAGTTTTGATGCGGTTCGGCGGCGTCATCGGCGACGGCGAGCATCAGGTTCCCGCCGGCAGCCGCGTCCGCTCCGCGAAGCTCACGGTTGTGGTGTTCGACCCGGGCACGACCGTGTTCCTGCACCGCGTGCTCGCCCCCTGGGACGAGTCCGCGACCTGGGACCGCATGTCGGGCGGGCTGCGGGCCGACGATCTAGAGGCCAGCACGCTCCGCGACGGGTTCAGCTTCGGCGAGATCAACATGGACCGACAGCTGGTCGAGTTCGACGTGACCGCGACCGCCCAGCGGTGGGCCGACGGCGAGCCGAACTACGGCTGGGTGTTCATCAACACCGGTGGCAACGGCTGGGACTTCTACTCGAGCGACTGGGTCGAACGCGACATCCGGCCCCGGCTGGAGATCGAGTTTGAGCCGCGCGGCCGGGCCGCTGACACGCCGGTGGCCGGGCTCGACCGCCGCTAGCAATTCACCCCCCCCCTCAAGAGGCGAAAGCATGAAGCGTCAACCTCACTCCTGTTGCGGCCCCACCGGTCACGTCGGGCGTCGCGAATTCCTGCAGGTCGGCGCGCTAACCACGCTGGGGCTTACCCTTGGCGACTTCTTCCGGCAGCGGGCCGTCGCCGAGGCGATATCGGCGGCCGCGCCGCGCTCGTCAGGACCGGCGTGCGACTCAGTGATCCAGATCTACCTGCCGGGCGGGATTGCCCACCAGGAGTTCGTCGACCCGAAGCCGGCGGCGCCTTCGGAGTACCGCGGCGAGATGGACTCGATCCCCACCTCGCTGCCGGGCGAGCGGTTTAACGAACTGATGGTCAAGACCGCCGGGGTCGCTGACAAGCTGACGGTGGTGCGTTCGATGACGCACACCGAGGCGGCCCACGAACGCGGCACGCACAACATGATCACCGGCAACCGCCCCAGCCCGGCAATTGTCTTCCCAAGCATGGGCAGCGTGGTCGCTTCGGAGCTAGGCCCGCACAACGAGATGCCCAGCTACGTCTGCGTGCCGGGGCTGACCAGCGAGTACGCCGGCAGCGGCTACCTCAGCTCGGCGTTCGGGCCGTTTACTCTCGGCGCCGATCCTGCGCGGCGCAGCTTCAAGGTCCGCGACCTGGCGCTGCCGGAGTCGGTCTCCCCCGAGCGATTCGCCCACCGCCGCGGCCTGCTGGCGTCGGTCGACGAACACTTCAAGACCATGCAGCAGTCGCCGGCTATCGACGCGGCCGACTCGTTTTATCAGCGGGCGTACGACATGCTGCTCTCACCCTCTGCCCGCGAGGCGTTCAACCTCCGCGCGGAGTCCGGCGCGACGGTCCAACGCTACGGTCGCAGCCAGGCGGGCGCCCGGATGCTACTCGCGAGGAGGCTGATTGAGGCCGGCGTGCGGTTCGTATCGCTGAACTACGGTGACTGGGACACGCACACCTACCACTTCCGCACCACCGAGCGCATCCTGCCGCCGCTCGACCAGGCGCTCGGCGCCCTGATCGGCGATCTCGACGAACGCGGCATGCTGGACCGCACGCTGGTCATCGTGTGCAGCGAGTTCGGCCGCACGCCGATGGTCAACGCCGGCGCCGGCCGGGACCACTGGCCCCGGGTCTTCAGCACGCTGATGGCGGGCGGGGGGCTAAAGCGGGGCTACATCCACGGCGCGTCCGACGCCTTGGCGGCCGAGCCAGACCGCGACCCGGTCTCGCCCGAGGACCTCGCCTGCACGATCTACCGTCTGCTGGGCGTCGACGCGACGAAGGAACTAATGGCTCCGGGCAACCGTCCGCTGGATATCGTCGACGGCGGGCGGGTGGTGAGAGAGCTGATCGCCTGATGCTTGAACTCATCCAAAGACATAACGCGGGCGCTTGGCGCCTCATGCGGGTCGTCTGCTGTCAGACAGCGGCCGTCGTGTTGATCGCCGCCAGCGCAGTCGCCCAGCCGCCGGAGATTGAGGGCTTTTCTCCGCGGGGCGTGCAGCGCGGCGCCGCCGTCGAGCTGGCGCTGGAGGGAGATCGACTCGACTCCGCGAAGAGCCTGCTCTTCGACCGACCTGGCGTGCGGTTGGTTGAGTTCCGCTCGCAAGGCGAGGGGCAGGCAGTCGCTGCGTTGGAAGACGGCAATGAGGCTACGCTTGGCGAGCACCTGTTCTGGGTCGTAGGGTCCGGCGGCGCGTCGCACCCGCAGGTGCTCCGCGTCGGCCCGTACCCCGTCGTTGAGGAAAAGGAACCCAATAACGATCTAGCGTCCGCCCAACGCGTTGAGCCGTCGGGTGAGACAGTAGCCGGCGTCATCGAGGGCGCAGACGTTGACGTGTATCGGGTTGAGCTCGAGCCGGGCCAGCGGGTGTCGGCGCAGGTCGTGGCGATGCGGCTGGGTGGGGTGTTCTTGGACGCCCACCTGGAGGTCGTCGGGCCAGACGGCCGGGTGCTGCAGGCGATGGACGACTCGCCTGTGCTAGGGCACGACCCGCACCTTTCGGTCGTTGCCGAGCAAGCCGGGACCCACTACTTCCGCGTGCGCGACGCGGCGTTCGACGGGGAGTACCTCGCGAGCTACCTGCTGCATGTGGGGCCGAGTTGCCAGCCTGTAGTCGCCTACCCGTGCGGCGGGGCGCCGGGCGAGTCGCTGTCGGCCCGATTGATTGGCGACGCAACCGGCGAGATCCACGCGACGGTTCCGTTGCCAGCTCAATCGGATGGCTACACTGCCTACCGCCACGACGACCGGAACGGCGCGCCCTCTCTGCTGCCCGTTCGGCTGCGGGTGGTGGGCCTGCCAAACGTGCTGGAGGACCCAGCCGGCGTGAGCGAGGCGGGGCAGCCCCCGGTAGCGTTGAACGGCGTGCTGTCGCAGTCGGGTGAGATCGACCAGTTCGGCGTGAACCTGACGGCCGGCGACCGCATTCGACTCGAACTGTTTGGCGCCCGGCTTGGTTCGCCAATCGACTCCGTCCTGCAGGTCATGGGCCCCGATGGCCGCGTGATCGCCAGCAACGACGACGCGGCCGTGCACGACAGCGTCGTGAGCTTGACCGCTGCGGAGAGCGGCCGGCACGTGGTGAGCGTACGCGATCACCTCGACCGGGGCGGGGAGACTTTTGTCTACCGAGTGGAGATCGACACACCCCGCCCCAGCCTGGTGCTGGCGGCGGCCGGCCCCCACGCGTCGCTGCCCGAGCAGGCGCAGGGCATCACGCTCGCGCCCGGCGGACGCACCGCGATGCTGCTCTCCGCGACACGCGGTGGGTTCCACGGGCCGGTCACCGTCGAACCGTCCGGGCTGCCAGTGGGCGTGACCGCCACGATTGAACCGCTGGCCGCAGACTCGCACCTTTGTCAGGTGGTGTTCGAAGCGAGCAGCGACGCCAAGCCGGGGGCTGCGCTGGTCGGCTTCCACGGTATTGGCCACACCGGCGCCATCCCGGTTGAGGGCGGGCTTCGACAACGGGTCGGCCTGGTCCGTGGCCAACCCCGCCGCGCGGCCTACTACGGCGTCGACACCGATCGCATGCCCCTCGTGGTGACCGAAAGCCAGCCGGTGAGCATCGCGGTCGTGCAGCCAAACGCCGCGCTGTCGCAAGACGGGCTCATGGAACTGGACGTGCGGGTTGATCGCCAACACGGGTTCGCAGGCTCGGTCACGCTTACGGCGCTGCGGCTGCCCGGCTGGGTGGAAACCAGCGAGGACGAGGTCCGCATCGGGGCGAAAGACTCGGCGGGGCGGTTTCCGCTGATCGCGTTGGACCGCGCAGCGCCGGGCGATTACCCACTGGTGTTGATCGCCACGGCGCGGGTCGACGGCGCCGAGGTCTGGACCAGCTCACAGCGTTTCACGGTTCGTGTGGAAGAACCATACGCCGTGATACAGCTTGAGCCCGGCTCGGCGTCCCAAGGGGCAGAGGCCGAAGTGCACTGCACGATCGACTGGCAACGTCTGCCAGAAGGGGAAGTCAGAGCCAGGCTGCTTGGGCTCCCTAAGCACGCGGCCGCGCCTGAAGTCACCCTCCGCTCCGGCGCCACCAGCCTGACGTTTCCGTTGAAGGTCGGCGACCAAACGCCCGCTGCCGTCCACAACACGTTGTTTGTCGAGCTGTCGATCCCAGAAGCGGGCGAGCGCCGCCGGGAGTATCACGCCCGGGGCGGCGTGTTCGAGGTTCTTAGGCGGGGCGCGCAGCCGCAGGACCTGCGGAGCCGGTTGGAGATCCTCCGGCAGTCGGCCGGCTCGACGGTCGATACGACCAACCTCTCCGTGCAAACTTCAACGGACTAGCGATGCAACGCACCACCTGCTGTCTGGCCGCCGCTGTTTGCCTCCTTGCACACACGCACCTCAAGGCGGACGAGCTGCGGTTCTACCCCTCGGAGATCCGTCTGTCGGGCGCGCGGGACGCGCAGAGCGTGGTGGTGCACCAGGTGCTGCCCTCGGGCGCCACGCGCGACGTGACCGAAGAGGTCGACTTTGCCGTCGATCCGCCCGCTGGAATTGCAACGCTCAAGGGAGCCGTGCTCAGTCCCGCTGGGGGCGGCACGGCTACCGTCACGGCGACTCTTGACGGTCAGAGCGTGTCGGCGTTGGTGCGCGTTGAGCGGCCGGTTGACGATCCGCCTATCGGGTTGCGTCGGGAAGTGATGCCGGTGCTGATGAAAGCCGGTTGCAACGCGGGCAAGTGCCACGGCGCCGCCCGCGGGCAAAACGGGTTCCACCTGTCGTTGTTCGGGTACGACGCGGCCGGCGACCACCACGCGATCACGAAGGAGCTTCCCGGGCGGCGGGTCAACCTGTCGCGGCCCGACGACAGCCTGCTGCTGACAAAAGCGCTGGCCGAGGCGGCCCACGCGGGCGGGCAGCGTTTCGAGCAGGGGAGCGCGTCGCACCAAGTGCTGCGGCGGTGGATCTCCGAGGGCGCTGAGACTGACGCCCCAGACGCCGCCACGCCAGTCGGGATCGAGCTGTTCCCGCCCGAGGCGGTGCTGGTCGGCGATGGCCAGCCACAACGGTTGACTGTTCTGGCGACCTACTCCGACGGCGGCACGCGGGACGTGACCCCCTGGGCGGTCTACCTCAGCAACAACGACAACTCCGCCGCTGTTGACCAGGGAGGCGTCATCCGGTCGAAGAACCCGGGCGAGGCGTTTGTTATGGCCCGGTTTGCCACCTTCACCGAGGGCGTTCCCGTGATCGTGCTGCCGGCAGGCTCAGCGGAGTCGCCCGAGCTGCCGGCGCCTTGGACCGAGGTAGACGCCGTGGTGCACGACAAGCTCCGCAAGCTGCAGATCTCGCCCTCGGGCGTCTGCACCGATGAGGAGTTCCTCCGCCGCGTCTGCATCGACCTGACCGGCGTGACGCCGTCCGTGGAGCTGCGGGAGGAATTCCTTGCCAGCACGTCTCCCGACCGGCGGGCTGAGCTGA
This genomic interval from Posidoniimonas corsicana contains the following:
- a CDS encoding PPC domain-containing protein, with product MLELIQRHNAGAWRLMRVVCCQTAAVVLIAASAVAQPPEIEGFSPRGVQRGAAVELALEGDRLDSAKSLLFDRPGVRLVEFRSQGEGQAVAALEDGNEATLGEHLFWVVGSGGASHPQVLRVGPYPVVEEKEPNNDLASAQRVEPSGETVAGVIEGADVDVYRVELEPGQRVSAQVVAMRLGGVFLDAHLEVVGPDGRVLQAMDDSPVLGHDPHLSVVAEQAGTHYFRVRDAAFDGEYLASYLLHVGPSCQPVVAYPCGGAPGESLSARLIGDATGEIHATVPLPAQSDGYTAYRHDDRNGAPSLLPVRLRVVGLPNVLEDPAGVSEAGQPPVALNGVLSQSGEIDQFGVNLTAGDRIRLELFGARLGSPIDSVLQVMGPDGRVIASNDDAAVHDSVVSLTAAESGRHVVSVRDHLDRGGETFVYRVEIDTPRPSLVLAAAGPHASLPEQAQGITLAPGGRTAMLLSATRGGFHGPVTVEPSGLPVGVTATIEPLAADSHLCQVVFEASSDAKPGAALVGFHGIGHTGAIPVEGGLRQRVGLVRGQPRRAAYYGVDTDRMPLVVTESQPVSIAVVQPNAALSQDGLMELDVRVDRQHGFAGSVTLTALRLPGWVETSEDEVRIGAKDSAGRFPLIALDRAAPGDYPLVLIATARVDGAEVWTSSQRFTVRVEEPYAVIQLEPGSASQGAEAEVHCTIDWQRLPEGEVRARLLGLPKHAAAPEVTLRSGATSLTFPLKVGDQTPAAVHNTLFVELSIPEAGERRREYHARGGVFEVLRRGAQPQDLRSRLEILRQSAGSTVDTTNLSVQTSTD
- a CDS encoding 2-hydroxyacid dehydrogenase, yielding MKIVRCDRELETPLVDQTLRDWGHELLLLPEDVSEDGLCAAAADCELLLMCYTPVSARVLDAAPRLRGIVKYGVGIDAIDIPAAHARGVAVVNIPGYAEETVAEAAFAMLIALAKKLPALGRVMQSDGWAWPTEQWLASDIAGKTLGIIGCGKIGAALARMAGAGFRARIVGYDPHKSPEEMNSAGIEPYDDLHAMLTECDFVSLHAVLCDTTRGLIGAAELAAMKPTAVLVNTARGALVDEAALLDALRHGQIGGAGLDVFSQEPVDRQTHPLRELYTMDNVMLLPHLAFYTAEAMRRLELETLDRCREIIGGRPVTILSNDPRLRMGAATR
- a CDS encoding DUF1501 domain-containing protein, translating into MKRQPHSCCGPTGHVGRREFLQVGALTTLGLTLGDFFRQRAVAEAISAAAPRSSGPACDSVIQIYLPGGIAHQEFVDPKPAAPSEYRGEMDSIPTSLPGERFNELMVKTAGVADKLTVVRSMTHTEAAHERGTHNMITGNRPSPAIVFPSMGSVVASELGPHNEMPSYVCVPGLTSEYAGSGYLSSAFGPFTLGADPARRSFKVRDLALPESVSPERFAHRRGLLASVDEHFKTMQQSPAIDAADSFYQRAYDMLLSPSAREAFNLRAESGATVQRYGRSQAGARMLLARRLIEAGVRFVSLNYGDWDTHTYHFRTTERILPPLDQALGALIGDLDERGMLDRTLVIVCSEFGRTPMVNAGAGRDHWPRVFSTLMAGGGLKRGYIHGASDALAAEPDRDPVSPEDLACTIYRLLGVDATKELMAPGNRPLDIVDGGRVVRELIA
- a CDS encoding DNRLRE domain-containing protein; amino-acid sequence: MLLPALAPTCLLAADADRGVEWAPVCGDWEVRIDGGGEIYHANLNLEITKGPAGAPVAGTMKSEGRTGRLRSAKRSKTAYTLTFATRRSGVPTEVTFAFNRVGGKLVGEVDFQSGGGGRSYEFEATRLDAAPAAPAVTTPPKQPQPVAVRRVAFRQGEQGYSGAIDTEIWGIAPSKSLDRQGTMTSDSNNGGGESQVLMRFGGVIGDGEHQVPAGSRVRSAKLTVVVFDPGTTVFLHRVLAPWDESATWDRMSGGLRADDLEASTLRDGFSFGEINMDRQLVEFDVTATAQRWADGEPNYGWVFINTGGNGWDFYSSDWVERDIRPRLEIEFEPRGRAADTPVAGLDRR